The Candidatus Saccharimonadales bacterium DNA window GTTGGAGTACCGCCGATGCTAAGGGTCGATGGCGCTTTGAAACCGATCAGCGATGCCCCCGTACTAGGCGAAGATGACGTCGAAAAGCTAGTCTTTGCTGTCATGGACGAAGACCAAAAGAATTTGCTCATGAAAGACAAGGAAGTCGATTTCTCGTTTTCCTTTGGCGATCTGGGACGCTTCCGCGTCAATGCCTTCCACGAACGCGGTAACATTGCTGCTGCTCTTCGTTTGATCCCGACTAAAATTCGGACCGTCGAAGAACTTAACTTACCTAAGATCCTAAATGACTTCACTAACATACCCCGCGGGCTAGTGCTAGTAACTGGACCGACCGGATCTGGTAAATCGACTACGCTGGCCGCCATGGTCGATAAAATTAATACCGATAAAGCCTTACACATCATCACCATCGAAGACCCGATCGAATACGCTCACAAAAGCAAAAAGTCGATTGTGGTCCAGCGCGAAGTCCACTACGACACCAATTCGTTTGGAGCCAGCTTGCGTTCGGCCCTGCGTGAGGATCCCGATGTGGTTCTAATCGGCGAGATGCGGGATCTAGAAACCATTGCAGCGGCCATTACTATTGCCGAAACTGGCCACTTGGTGCTAGCCACTCTGCATACCAACAATGCCGCGCAAACTGTCGACCGCATGATCGATGTTTTCCCGCCTCACCAGCAGCAACAGGTTCGAATCGAAGTTTCAGCCATGCTTCAGGCTATCGTCTCTCAACGGCTGATCCCAGCCATTGGCGGTGGGCGAGTGGCTGTAGCCGAAATCATGGTGGTGACTGGTGCCATCCGCAACATCATCCGTGAGGGCAAAACCCATCAGCTCGATGCGGCCATTCAAACCGGGGGTGAGCAGGGCATGCAATCATTCGATAAAACTTTGGTTGAATTCATTCAAGCTGGCAAGATTAGTTACGATGAGGCCAAGAACTACGCCATCGATCTGCATGAACTAGATCGCATGATGAAGGGTTAGGACCAGTGGTAACTTACGAGTACACGGCCAAAAACAATACCACTGGCGAGATGCTAAAAGCCGAGGTTCAGGCCGATAGCACCAGCGCGGCTGCCAAACTCCTGGTCGATCAAGGGCTTTTCCCGATCACCATTCAGGACAAGAGCAAGCAAAACGTCTTAGCCAAAGTCAACATCCTGAACCGTGTGAGTACTCGCGATCTAGTCATTTTTACCCGCCAGCTTTCAACCTTAATCAACGCCGGTTTGCCCTTGGTTCAATCGCTGCATAACGTCCAGAGTCAGCTTTCCAGTAAGACACTCAAGGAGGCCGCGGCCGATATCATTGCCTCCGTTGAAGGTGGAATGAGCCTGTCCGAAGCCCTAGGTAAGCATCCCAAAATATTCAATGAAATCTACGTCTATTTGGTGGCAGCTGGCGAAACCTCTGGTACGCTCGATAAAGTGCTGGAGCGCCTGGCCGATCAGCAAGAAAAGGACGCCGCTATTTTACGCAAAATCCGCAGTGCCATGATTTATCCTTTGATCGTTTTGGTCGTCGTGGTTTTGGTCGTCGTCTTCTTACTGGTGACGCTATTGCCGCAAGTGGCTCAGCTCTATCATGATCTGCATCGCAATCTACCGATTCTAACCCGGATTTTGGTCGATATTTCATCTTTCGTTATCAAATATTGGTGGCTGGTTTTGCTCTTAGTCGGCGGGGGACTGCTGGCTGGTTACAATTACGTTCGCAGCGAAACCGGCCGGCACCAATACGACAACTTCAAACTAAGCGTGCCGCTGTTTGGCACCTTATTCGAAAAAGTCTACATGGCTCGCTTTGCCAGGACTCTTTCGGTGCTGCTCAATAGCGGTATTCCGATGCTCAAAGGCATGGAGGTAACTCGTAAAGCCATTCACAACCTGGTAGTCGAGGGCGCTATTGAACGAGCTGAGGCCAAGGTCAAGGGCGGTAAGGCGCTCTCCAAAGCCTTGGAGGTTGAAGAGAGCTTTTTGCCACTAGTATCACAAATGACAGCCATCGGTGAACAATCCGGTGCGCTGGATGATATGTTGGTCAAAGTAGCAATGTTTTATGAAGAAGACGTGGACACGGCCGTTAAAAATCTCTCCACCACCATTGAACCAGTCATGATCGTCATTCTTGGTACAGTGGTAGCCTTCATCATCGCAGCGGTGCTGTTACCAATCTACGGTTTGGTCGGCAGCGGCGGCCTGAACAACTTCTAGCGCTTGACACCTGTCCCAAAGCCGATAATAATAAGCTTAACCAATATATTTAAGGAGGTGAGAACCTAAATGTTAAGAAAAATGCTAAAAGAACGAGAGGGTTTCACATTAATTGAAATCGTCTTCGTGCTGGCCATTGCCGCACTGATCATCGTCATTGTCTTTTTGGCCGTTGCTGGTGCCCGTAACTCGGCCCAAGACCAGGCTCGTAAAGACTACGCTAACCGCATCGCCGCCGCTTGCACTAAGTGGTCTAATGAAGCAGCTGGTGTAAATGGTGACACCAAGCAGTGTAACGACAGCGCTGCGTATTTAGCGCAAGTACTAGCAATTGCTGGTGCCGCTCCTTCAATTTCGGGAACAGCGTTGACTGCGACCACAAACCCTGCTTCTACTGCAAATGTAAATGTCGGCGATACTACGATCACTGTGCAGTTAACGAACGCAAGTGGACCGATTTACACAGCCAATCTATAGTGATCAGTTAAGATTAAAAAGGAAGCCTTCGGGCTTCTTTTTGTTTACTAAGCAAAAGCGGTATAATTTGTATTAATGAAGCAACGTGGGTTTACTTTAATCGAATTATTGTGGGTGTTAGTAATTGCCGCGCTCTTGATGGTATTGGTTTTATTAGCTATTCAACAGGGGCGGAATAGTCGTAAAGACAATGATCGCGAGGCTGACGCCGCCAGGTATTTGAATGCCACTAAAACCTGGACCAGCGACAATAACGGCAATTTGCCAGGTCTAGGCGATATCAATAATATCGTTACGACTTACATAGGCAACACTTTTGTAAACCCTGAAGGTGTGCCTTGGTCGCTAGTCTGGTCGGCCAGTCAACCACCTGGGTTTAGCCCGGCTACAAACGAGATGGTAATTGGATCCGGTAACGTCAAATGCGATAGTAGCGGTGTAGTGCCTGGTGGTGGCAGCCGCCAGGTAGCCGTGGCTGTATTGTTAGAAAGCGGGAATGTCTATTGCGTTACACAATAGCTAAATTAGACAGTCGTGGCATTAGCTTAACAGAGACAGTTTTTGTGCTAGCCATTATGGGCTTCATCATTATTTTAGTTTTTTTCGTTTTGCCCCAGGCTCATACTGCCCACCGTGATGCTCAGCGTAAGCTTTATCTGGAGCAAGTGGCAACCAACATCGAAAAATACAAAGAGAATTTTCCGGTTAGCCACAATCAATATCCACCAGACTCCGGCACATTTAATACTAATTTCGCCCCACCAGGTGGGAGCTACGCTGTCGTTAAGGACGATAATGATCCCTTGAGTCACACTCTCTATAATTTCACCGGAGTAATGTTTATCCCAACCAGCTCACAGCCCGCTGGTATTACCTATGAATTGGGTCACGATTGCAATAACGATCCGTCTTCGATTGGTATTTATCGCATCAAAATCGGCTTAGAAAGCGGAGTCATCTACTGTCTTGATAACCATTAACGCAATTCTGGTCGGCCTGCTGGGGTTGATGGTGGGCAGCTTCATTAATGCCGTGGTTTGGCGCATTCACGAGCACAAACCAATTGCCCGGGACCGTTCTGAGTGCGAAAACTGTCATCACAAGCTTGGCCTTTGGGATCTAATTCCAGTTTTCAGCTGGCTATTCCTTAAGGGTCGCTGCCGCTATTGCCATAAACCAATCTCGGTTCAGAATCCGCTAGTTGAATTGCTGACGGGGGGCCTATTTATGCTCAGCTATATCCAACTGGCGCCGGTTAGCACCCTGGGTCGGATTAATTTCGTGGTTTGGCTCTATGTCTTGGGTTCGTTGATCGTTTTAAGCCTCTACGACTGGCGTTGGATGCTGCTTCCTGATGTGGTGATGATGCCAGCCCTGTTGGTGGCGCTGATCCCTTTGGTGGCTGCTATCGCCACCGGCCAGCCGCACCAAGTCTGGTTGGGGCCGATTATTGCAGCCTTACTGGCGGGTGGTAGTTTTTACTTACTGGCAGCCGTCTCCAGCGGCCGCTGGATGGGTGGGGGAGATATTAAGCTAGTGGCATTGATTGGGCTGGTTTTGGGACTGCAAATGACGGTCGTAGCCATGTTTCTGGCCTTTACAATTGCGGCCGTGGTCAGTTTGGGCTTGATTGCGACCAAACGTAAGACCCGGAGGGATCACATTGCCTTCGGGCCGTTTTTGGCGCTGGGCTGCGTTCTAGCTATGCTCTATGGTCATCAATTACTGAATTGGTACAACAATTTGCTATTCCGTGGATGAGCTGCCTACTCAAGGGGTTTCAGGAGTGCTATAGTAATATTAGTTATGCTTAAGAGTGAGCGCGGAGTAACCCTAATCGAGTTGATTATGTCCCTAGCGATTGCTGGTTTGATTGCTTCGGGCATTATTTTTGGCCACAACCAGTTTAGGGCCAGCCAGCAGTTTACCCAAGGCGCTGATCAAATCGTTCAAATCATAGCGGCCGCTCGCACCCAAGCTGCCACCACTGTCGGCGAAGTGGCCTCAACCGGGGGAACATCCAACCTCTGTAGTGCCGGCAAGCTGATCGTCTTTACCGCCGGTAGTTCGACTGCCGTGGTTAGAACTCAGAGAATAGATTGTTTCAACAAGACTCACTTCGACTTCATCGACCAATACAATACCCAAATTCCCTGGGGTGTGAATCTAACTACCAACCTAACTATCTTGTTGGTTTTTGGTGCGGCTGGTGACATCAAAGCTTACACCAGCAACGGCGCCCTACCAGCGGCCGGTGGTCCCCAAGCGGCCAATATGACGGCGGTGCCCGCGGCCCAAAGCACCGCAGCTGTCGTGGGTAACGGGGGATCGGCCACACTCTCGATTGATCAATATGGTAATGCGACCAGGGTGATTAACTAATGATCAGACTAACAAACCAACGCGGTGATACTTTGGTGGAGGTGGTTTTTGCGTTGATCATACTTTCGGCCATTCTGGTGACGACGCTATCGATCGGCCGCCTGAGCCGGGTCAATAATCAAAACGCTCAACTGCGCACCCAAGCCGTCAACCTGGTTCAAGAGCAATATCAGGCGCTCAAATCCTACCGCGATAGCACCAACTGGCAGCTCTTCCAAGGCTATCCAGGTTCGAGTGGATTAAATATTGACGTCATGGGTGGCTGCAATAGCAACGCCTTAGCTGATCCCGCGACCGACCCGAAATGCGTCTTTCATATGGAGCGCGATTTTCGAATTGGCGCTACTCACGGCCAATGGCTGCCTTGCCCCGGCACCTGGAACCCGCCGTTGGATAGCGATAATGATGCAACTACACCTGGCAGCGGCTGGGACAGCCCTACGACGGCCGCCGAGTCTAGCACTATAGTTCAGGGCTGCCGTGGTAATACTCGTACCCAAACTAATCAGCCTAATATTAGCGTTGGTATTTATTTGCACACGGGGTTGAGCTGTAGTCTAACCCAACCAAATGCCTACCGGTTTACGGCTGTCGGAAATTGGACTCAAGGTGGAGTCAGTTCTAATGCCACTACCAATATGGACTTCATGCTCAGTAACATCAAAGGAGAGGCGACATGTTAGCGGGCCAGCGCCAAGGCGGGTTCACTTTGATCGAATTATTGTTGTCCATGGCGGTCTTTAGCTTCGGGCTGCTGATAATTCTGTCTGGTTTAGTATCTTTGCTCGGGCTCTACACTAATGGTCGGGCTAATCGAGTAGTCCAAAACGCCGCTCGCACCGGGATTAATATGATTTCGCAACATGGCCGCGAGGGCGTATCGTTTTCGACTGGCAACAATATTTTGTGTATCGATACGGGTGGCGGATCTGGCTCCATGTTTTATTTAACGCCGACTCATCAGCTGATGTTTGACGATTGGGATCAGTCCCAAGATCCCCCCCTCGGCTGTGTTCTGGCGGCCACAACCAATCAACAAACGCCAATGCCAGTAACCTCATCCGATGCCCCAGTTATTGGGTTTACCGCTGAAGCCGTAACTTACGACGCTACAAATAATTCCAACCCCTGCACTAGCGGCTGCACTAGCGTGCGGGTGAGCCTGCGGGTGGCCTCGACCACGACCGGGTTGAATTCTGATTCAACGGCCTGTTCGGCCTCTTCCACGGCCGCTTGCGTGGTCTCGACCGTCTCGACTACCATTACCGCGGGAGAACACCAATGAGAACTCAGCAGGGCATCATTTCGATGTTAACCACCATCATGATTAGCATTCTCTTAATCACCATGTCTTTGGGGTTGTTGCTGCTGACGGCTGGTGCTAACCAACAGGCCTCCGATGACGAACTGTCGCTGAGAGCCTATGCTGGGGCTGAAAGTGGGGCCGAATGGGCCTTGGCATACTTAAAAAAGGATCCAACTGCGACTTTCACCTCGGGCTGTAATCCAACTTTTGGTGATCCCAGCTTTGCGGCCTTAACAAACTTTATGCCGCCCGGCCCCAATAGCAATGCCATTACTTGCTTGACGGTTGCCCAAACCGATAATGCCTTAAGCGGTGTGCTAGATGCCAAAAAAGCAGCCCAAATTAACGTTTCGCCCTCATTTGCTGCGAACAAGCCAAACATACAGTCAATCGAAGTCAGTTGGCTGGCCCCGAATTTGGATGTCACACTTTTGAAAAGCTCACCTTACACCAAATACGATGGCCCCAATCTGCCTCAGGCTAGCGGCAATGCCGGTTTGTTACCGGCGATCGAACTAACAATCGTTAATTATTATGCTTTAAACGGCTCCAATCTCAATTTGATCGATAACAATGGCAACAAGGCTATCCAAGTCCGCAATATTGTTCTGTTCCCAAGTACTAACCCCAGTCCACTAAACACGGAGCCCAAGAATTTGGCTAATTGCACCCCCAGTACATCTGTGACCTATCAATGTGTGGCGACTGTCTCACCAAATAATCCACCCGGAGATCTTAATAGCTCCAATCAAGAAGGTGTCATTATCTACTTGCGGGCACTCTATCCAGGCAACTCCA harbors:
- a CDS encoding type II secretion system protein, whose product is MRYTIAKLDSRGISLTETVFVLAIMGFIIILVFFVLPQAHTAHRDAQRKLYLEQVATNIEKYKENFPVSHNQYPPDSGTFNTNFAPPGGSYAVVKDDNDPLSHTLYNFTGVMFIPTSSQPAGITYELGHDCNNDPSSIGIYRIKIGLESGVIYCLDNH
- a CDS encoding type II secretion system protein — translated: MKQRGFTLIELLWVLVIAALLMVLVLLAIQQGRNSRKDNDREADAARYLNATKTWTSDNNGNLPGLGDINNIVTTYIGNTFVNPEGVPWSLVWSASQPPGFSPATNEMVIGSGNVKCDSSGVVPGGGSRQVAVAVLLESGNVYCVTQ
- a CDS encoding type II secretion system protein, whose amino-acid sequence is MLRKMLKEREGFTLIEIVFVLAIAALIIVIVFLAVAGARNSAQDQARKDYANRIAAACTKWSNEAAGVNGDTKQCNDSAAYLAQVLAIAGAAPSISGTALTATTNPASTANVNVGDTTITVQLTNASGPIYTANL
- a CDS encoding type II secretion system protein, producing the protein MIRLTNQRGDTLVEVVFALIILSAILVTTLSIGRLSRVNNQNAQLRTQAVNLVQEQYQALKSYRDSTNWQLFQGYPGSSGLNIDVMGGCNSNALADPATDPKCVFHMERDFRIGATHGQWLPCPGTWNPPLDSDNDATTPGSGWDSPTTAAESSTIVQGCRGNTRTQTNQPNISVGIYLHTGLSCSLTQPNAYRFTAVGNWTQGGVSSNATTNMDFMLSNIKGEATC
- a CDS encoding prepilin-type N-terminal cleavage/methylation domain-containing protein, giving the protein MLAGQRQGGFTLIELLLSMAVFSFGLLIILSGLVSLLGLYTNGRANRVVQNAARTGINMISQHGREGVSFSTGNNILCIDTGGGSGSMFYLTPTHQLMFDDWDQSQDPPLGCVLAATTNQQTPMPVTSSDAPVIGFTAEAVTYDATNNSNPCTSGCTSVRVSLRVASTTTGLNSDSTACSASSTAACVVSTVSTTITAGEHQ
- a CDS encoding type IV pilus twitching motility protein PilT; protein product: MEKSAMKIELFLEDVVKKDASDLHLQVGVPPMLRVDGALKPISDAPVLGEDDVEKLVFAVMDEDQKNLLMKDKEVDFSFSFGDLGRFRVNAFHERGNIAAALRLIPTKIRTVEELNLPKILNDFTNIPRGLVLVTGPTGSGKSTTLAAMVDKINTDKALHIITIEDPIEYAHKSKKSIVVQREVHYDTNSFGASLRSALREDPDVVLIGEMRDLETIAAAITIAETGHLVLATLHTNNAAQTVDRMIDVFPPHQQQQVRIEVSAMLQAIVSQRLIPAIGGGRVAVAEIMVVTGAIRNIIREGKTHQLDAAIQTGGEQGMQSFDKTLVEFIQAGKISYDEAKNYAIDLHELDRMMKG
- a CDS encoding prepilin peptidase, producing the protein MITINAILVGLLGLMVGSFINAVVWRIHEHKPIARDRSECENCHHKLGLWDLIPVFSWLFLKGRCRYCHKPISVQNPLVELLTGGLFMLSYIQLAPVSTLGRINFVVWLYVLGSLIVLSLYDWRWMLLPDVVMMPALLVALIPLVAAIATGQPHQVWLGPIIAALLAGGSFYLLAAVSSGRWMGGGDIKLVALIGLVLGLQMTVVAMFLAFTIAAVVSLGLIATKRKTRRDHIAFGPFLALGCVLAMLYGHQLLNWYNNLLFRG
- a CDS encoding type II secretion system F family protein, coding for MVTYEYTAKNNTTGEMLKAEVQADSTSAAAKLLVDQGLFPITIQDKSKQNVLAKVNILNRVSTRDLVIFTRQLSTLINAGLPLVQSLHNVQSQLSSKTLKEAAADIIASVEGGMSLSEALGKHPKIFNEIYVYLVAAGETSGTLDKVLERLADQQEKDAAILRKIRSAMIYPLIVLVVVVLVVVFLLVTLLPQVAQLYHDLHRNLPILTRILVDISSFVIKYWWLVLLLVGGGLLAGYNYVRSETGRHQYDNFKLSVPLFGTLFEKVYMARFARTLSVLLNSGIPMLKGMEVTRKAIHNLVVEGAIERAEAKVKGGKALSKALEVEESFLPLVSQMTAIGEQSGALDDMLVKVAMFYEEDVDTAVKNLSTTIEPVMIVILGTVVAFIIAAVLLPIYGLVGSGGLNNF
- a CDS encoding prepilin-type N-terminal cleavage/methylation domain-containing protein, which codes for MLKSERGVTLIELIMSLAIAGLIASGIIFGHNQFRASQQFTQGADQIVQIIAAARTQAATTVGEVASTGGTSNLCSAGKLIVFTAGSSTAVVRTQRIDCFNKTHFDFIDQYNTQIPWGVNLTTNLTILLVFGAAGDIKAYTSNGALPAAGGPQAANMTAVPAAQSTAAVVGNGGSATLSIDQYGNATRVIN